gaaattgatgagaTCAACCTAAAGAATGAGCGTTCCGAGGCTGAAAATAAAAGATTgattcaagaaaatcaaTCCTTGGAGAAAAAGGTGGCAGAGATTGAAGGTGAGGTTACAAATATTAAGCAACAGCATTCTAAGGAACAtcaagaattgaagaatcagCTTGATACTAAGGTGATTGAACTTTCAGAGTCCCATGCCAAAGTAGAGGACTTGCAAAAGTTGCAGGACACCCTAAAGCAGAAATCTGAACGATTGGAATCGCTCGAGCAGGATTTTaagcagaaacagaaaacTATCGGTAAGCTTAGGCATGAAACTATAGTGTTAAACGAACATCTTACTAAGGCCATGAAACTTATCAAACAAGAATCGTCTCAGGATACTATTGATAGAGAATTGGCATCCAACTTGTTCGTCAGTTTCCTTCAAATACCAAGGGGAGACTCCAAGAAATATGAAGTTCTCCAGTTGATTTCTAACTACCTCAATTGGGATGATACTAAAAAGAAGCATGCGGGACTTCTCAATTCCAATCAGAAGACAAATTCCAACAGTGTCATGGACTCTTCCGCCAATAGACTTAACACCAATCGATCCTTTGTATCTCTGTGGACTGACTTCTTAGAAAAGGAGTCCACGCCTCATAAATAAATGGCTTTCTTAGTAATCTTTACTTATCTCATATATATACAATATTCCCTCACTTTAAAAACATATGCCCAAAAATAAATACATAAATAAATATCCTACAGAAGTAATCCAATATCTGTTATAAAACAATATTTAAAGATAAGTTATGTAAACTACAAATATTCTAAGTCTATAGATGACAACTAGACAATTTCTTCGTCTATATTCAGCTCTTCAAGGATATTAAAAGTTGAGAATACAGAATTCCAATTTACACAACCTAGTATACcgaaattttttttgggTCCATTTTTGGAAATAGCGCAACGGTTAGAACCGCTGTAAAAATCAATAACAGAGTTCGAATCTTTGCTCTCCCTTCTTTCTCATGGTGactacttcttcatccaatgTCCAATCTGCCTATTCCTGTCTTTACATCACTTGGACTCTTTATAGTAGATGAGATTCactttgatgatggaatGTCAATTCATGATATTCTCGGAGGAGGAGGTACTTTTGGCATAGTTGGCTCAAGAATGATCTTGGGTAAGAGAATGTCACAGAGATGCGGATGGGTGGTAGATGTCGGTAACGACTGTCCTCCAGAAATGATAACTACGCTCAAATGTTGGAATACAGGTGCTATATTCAGATACCATGAAGATCGGAAATGCAATCACGGCTGGAATAAGTATGGGACTAACGATTTTAGACAGTTCAAGTTTACCACCCCTCAAATTGACATTACTGTGAAAGATCTACTCAATTACAAACATCTACTGCAGTCAAAATCGTTTCATTTTATTCTATCGCCTCAAAATTGTCTCGATGTTCTTACCAAACTCGAGGATAATGCGGAATCAGACACAAAGCCTGTCATTGTATGGGAGCCAGATCCAGATGATTGTACCAATGAGATGTTGGAACACTGCCTTCCCGTTTTGAAAAGGATCGACGTTCTTTCTCCGAATGCAGCCGAATGTGCATCCTTTTTGGGACTTGCAGAACCTGTAGATCATGCAGGCTGTGAGATTGTGGCTCAAAGGTTTTTGCCCCATATGTCAAAGAGATCGGACTCGGCTGTAGTATTACGATGCGGGGCTATGGGATGTCTATTACTGACGAGAAGTCTTAGGGAATGGTTCCCGCCTTACCACCAGGGCTCTAATTCTATAGTAGATCCTACGGGATGTGGAAATACGTTTGTAGGGGCCTTTGCAACGGGAATGGTACTTAGTGGAAGGGAGTTGAAGATCGCATGTATTTGTGGTACATTGGCAAGCGGCGCTTCCATTGAACAGCACGGCGTTCCAGGCTTGACGGATGGAGAACCTGAGTTATGGAATGGTATAAGCATGAATACTCGTGCCCAAAGATACTTGGAGTCACACCCTGAGCTAGAGATCGAATACGAGGAATTCATAAAGAAGATAGCACCACCCAACTAATCATAGATACTCTCTCTCGATCTCTTTGAAGGTCTCAACTATAGTCTTGACCATGAAATTTGCTTGGCCCTCGGTGAATGTGAAAGCAGGACCAATGGTACAGTGATCACCATAGCCAATAACCTCGTTATCATTGACTTGCTCGTTACCAATGGTTCCCGAAGCACCCATAACAATCAATCCTTTATCAAAGCATTTCTGTTCCATCACACTGCCAATGTTAAACTTATGATCAAAGGGTTCCTTGGACTCTCTGTCTTTGACAGCCTCTACGGTAAGAAAGTTACCAGCGCCTCTAACGTCACCGGCAACTTTACAGTCCTTCAACTGCTCCTTGAGGTCTGCTTTCATCTTATCTCCGAGGATTCTCACATTCTCGATAAGGTTATCTCTGTAAATCTTCTGCTGAACTGCCAATCCAACCCTGCAATTGAGAGCATGGCAATGATATGTCTGGGCGCCAACGATCAAATTGGAGCCCTCTTCAAAGGCATCAACAACTTTGGGAGATATCATAACACCAGCCAAAGTGACTATACCTGAACCAATTGTCTTACCAACGGTGATCAGATCTGGACCTCCTGAGGATAGGCCAAATtcaggatgaagaaaagtgaaagGATAGCCGCACCGACCCAATCCACACATAACCTCATCGCACATGAATAAAGCACCATACTTATGAGTTATTTCTCTGAGTCCATCTAAATAACCTTTTGGAGGAGTAGGAGTTCCCATGGTAGAACCACCAACAGTCTCCACTACAACACCGGCGATTGTAGAAGGATCGTTCTCAATAAAAACTTTCTCTGCATTGGCTAGAAGCTCGTTGGTGTAGTCTTCCTCAGTCATTCCAGACTTGATGCCACGGTAAGGGTAGCATTGAGCGATTTTTGGAGTGCACTCATCACTGAGCAAAATAGGTTTGAAAGGAGGTTTTCTGGCACAATCTCCAAGAGATAAGGAGCCGATGGTAAAACCATGGTAGGACTGCTTTCTAGAGATAAATTTGTATCTGTTAGGATCACCTCTCTCCAAATGGTACTGTCTCATAATTTTCATGGCGTTCTCGTTGGCCTCAGAACCGGAACCCGTCCATAAGCAGGAACTAAACAATCCTTTCGACTTGTCACACAAAAATTTGGAAAGGTTTTCAGCTGAATAGTTACCGTAATGGCCACCAAAGGTGTATGCAGACTCTCTAGCAAAATCGGAAAGTTGATCGATGATTTCGGGATCATTATGACCCAACGAACAAACAGCAGCACCGGAAATACCATCCATAAGAACTTTCCGTTCTCTTGTTTTGGgatcttcaagaataatGTACATCCCATCTCCTTTGGAACCCACACATAGTAGTCCCTTATCAGAGATCTTTCTCTGGAAGACGTAAGAATGGTCCTTAGTTTTGACAGTCATGGAAAATAGACAACTTAACCACTTCTATTGGACCCATTGTATTCAACACACACCAAATAGATTCAATGGACTCCTTTTATACCAATTCTCAATGAAACATGATGGAAGGTGAACCGAGCGGAAGTTTCCATTTTAGGAAATTTGATGGCCGAAACTCGGCTACGGCTCTTATTTTTCTTATCAAGAACTGATAAGACAGTCACGGATATCGAATTCCGCTTCTTAGCTAGAGCTGAGAGAGGACGAATATGGCAGTTCATGCCTATGAATCGATGACTGTGAAGGTTTTGGAGGTTTCGGAGGAGCTGTATCTGATAAGACTACTACTGATAGTATCTGATCTTACTTGCGTCGATAGTCCTAGTCGATGGTGGTAactaaaaattttcagagTTGGGAAAACCAACCACTCTTAACAGAGACAAAATGAAATGGATCGACTCTTCCTTCTGTAGATTGTTTGATTATCATGTTCTCGGTTTCTAAACTCACAAGGAATACAAGTGCGGTGAGAATTATACAACAATGCCGGCTGAAGAGAAGTAAAGCAGGGCTCAATCCTGAGGCACAGAAAGTGGTGACGCAACTTTCGGTTATGTCAGCAGGTAGAAAAATGCCCAAGATGCTGAAGCTTTGCAATGAAGATTATATCAAGCATAAGACTATAATGAAAGCTTGGTCtgtgaaaagaaagcaggAAAAGGaggcagaagaaagatcaattAAGAAACAGTACAGAAGTATTAGAGAAGcatttgaagacttgaagcTGGCTAGTCCTAAGCTCTTTGAAAAAGCCAATGAACATGAATACGGAAAGCGGTTTCCCTTAGAGATGAGAATACCCACAGAGTATCCCCCAAGACAGATATGGTACTACGATTATGTGCCACGGAAGAGAAACGATTAGAGAGTACTCGATTACCTTGTAAATATGCTGTATTAATTTAAAGTTATTATATGATCACCATATCCTTTGCCAAATATACCTGATTACCAGACGGTCAGGGTTTGGTAGAAGGTACCATAGAACAAGCGCAGAAGATAATAGTCCTAGTATAAAGGGCATCACGACATAGGTACCAGCAAATTGCGAGATAAGACCCACTAGAAATGGGAATATGGCACCACCAGAAGATCCCAAGGCAGTGATGATAGTCATAGAGATAACCTGAATCTTTCTAGGTAAAATACGAACGGCAACGGTGATCATCAACGGATAAATTGGACCTGTAAATAGACCAAACAATGCCACAAACACGGCCTCGACGATTAGAACCGGTAAAACCCATGCGAGAGTACAGCAAATCAATGAGACAACTATAAGAATAGAGATGCCACGCTTGGCTCCAACAAATCGATGAATGCTtggagtgaaaaataatcTGCCGATGGTCAAACCACCCCAGAAACCTGAAGCCACATAACCGGTATTTCTGGTACTTCCGTGGCGATAAACTTCCAAGAAAGTGACAATCCAACCTCCCATAGACACTTCTGCACCCTGATAAAAAAGTACGAAAAAGGCCAAATACCAAGTTATCGGTGTTTTAAGAGCAGCATGAAGCTCCTCGATTCCTACAGAACGCCCTTCCAGACGTGTATCAGGGTTAACATCCTCAAAAGTGGTTTCACGAGCCTCTCCGCTAGACGCACCAGCGTTATTCTTTGTATTGAGTTTTACCATCTTGATACCAACAGTAACTTCCGCAGCTTCTGGTGTCGAAGCATTTCGCTCAACGAGAGGATCATCGGATTCCCAAGCCCTGAACTCTTTCTCATAACCTTTGAAAGCTAGAAACTGATTCACCATATTAAAAGCAGACAAACACAACATGATGCAATAGAAATAGCTCCATTTAACACCTTGATTAACCATGACAGTGGCCACCAAAGGTCCAACGCAAGCACCAAAACCGTAAGAACCATGATAAAAGCCCAAATAGATTGAAGACTTCTCAAACCTGCTCAAAAATAAGTTTTGGAAGGAGTAATTTGTAGCAAGACCAAttcctccaaagaaaaaagcCACCACAACCACAGGGAAAGCCGGTGCAGAACAAACCATCGAATACATGATAATCAAACAGGCACACCCAAGGCTTTGCAAATTTCTGGAACCAAGTATAGGTTCCAATTTATGTGAAAAGACGGCAATGACAATGAAACCAATAGCATTGgatatccaaatcaacGACACCACAGTATAATTGATACCATAGTAGGATTCCATTCGAGGCAACAAGGCACCAGGAGCACCGTCCGACAAACCGCCACTCATAGCAAAAATGATCGATGCCACGAGTCTCCATTTGTTACGGAAAGAGTTTTCTAAAGTAAGACCTTGACTTACATTCTCGAGATGTGTATTTGATGAGTTTCCATCGTCATTAACCGATGCCAGCACCGTTTGTTGCTGGGGTAACGCAAAGCTGTCCTTACCTGGCATGTCAAAATATGAGGTTCCATTGAGTTCGTAGCCTGGTGTTGTAGGGAGACTCTCTGGAATAGGAGGAGGAATCACAGGCTGATTAAACGAACCAGAAGTCGAACCGGAAGCCGAACCGGAAGTCGAATGCgaagcagcagcaccaGCTGAACCAGCTGCAGctgccaaagaagaagaaccttcaTTTATACAACTAAATGCACCGGCACGAAAGGACGGTGGCTGGGTGCCTACGGAAGAACGCCTATACGCAGACGAAGAACCCTTCTGAGTAACCACTCCAAAAGTAACGTTTTTCGAGAGAGGCTGAGCAGGAGATATGGGGGAAGTGGTCGGAGTAGACACACTCGAAGAATTAGGAGTACTCATGttcaagaaagagagaacgaagaagaagaagagaggcTAGTCAAACAAGGAGAAACAAAAATTGTGATTACAAATTTGACTCAAATCAAATAGgctatttttcatttcaGATCTTCAGCCTTAATGCTCGTCGTATTAAATCCCCACAGATCAATAAGTACTGGGCCTACGGGGCCTACGGGGCCTACTGGGCCTACTGGGCCTATTGCGCCTGCGCCTACGGGGTACTACAGGTGGGGTATGGCTGGGAGTGAGAAATTTCTTGCACTAACTGAATGATTGATTCTATTCTTATCGCGCTGCATTGTAACGGAAAGATTGTAATGACCGGGATGGTTAGAGAAACGGCGAACTTGCCATATTGGGAAGCATCAAAGATTGCTAAGTGGTTAGATGCTGATTGAATTCTCCAAACTCGGAgctggaggaagaggaggaggagtCGGTCGACGTTGTCTTGGGAGAAAAATAATCACTGGCTTCCGAGATAATCACGTGATTAGATATGGTATCTCCGGACGATGATTCTGGTAAGGACGGAGATTTAAGATCTTGAGTACACTGGGGGTCCTGATCAAATGATGAGTTACCAACCTCACCCAACTCATCATAACCTCTTTCTGCTCCATCTTCATATCCGGATTTagattcagattcagagTTAGAGTCAGAGTCATAATCTGTGTTCTCACTCTTGGTAGataatttctttgaaaatgctAGAAAATCGTCATGCTCAGGAACCTTAGGATCTTCCTTCACAGCATCGTTCGATAGATGATCCTTGGAGATCTTCGACTTGCGGCCAAATAATGTCTGCaaaaatccttttttcttcttactcttTTCAGATCCTTCCAATTTGACCTCGTATCGCTTGACTTCTAGATCCTTCTGCCTTTTCTGTTCCTTTAATCgtctctctctttcttcgCGCTCTTTGGCTAACCGTGCTCTTTCCAATTCCTCCTTCTGATGCCTCTCGTCGATGATTTTCCGAGCTTCCACAAATGCTGCATTAAGTAACTTCGGATTAACTTTCCgttgaatcttctcttcctgctgctttttctttcttagtCTTTCCATGCTTTGCTGGCCTTTATTGCTCTCTTTCGAGGACCATCTAAAGATGTTGACATTTCTCTGTGACGGCCGACGCTGCCTCTGTCCTATCTCatccaagttcttttctatctGATACCACTCGCCAGCCTTTGTTGAAGCTTGTTTATGTATTTCCGTATTATTCCAGTAATCCCTCGATCTGAAATTACCTATTGGTACCGTTTCCCTTCCAAATTGTCGTCGACTAGACGTTATAGTGTTGTATATCTTCAAGCATCCCTCATGTCTTGTAAGTATTCGATCTGTATCCAATTCTGGGGTATTCTTACTGTAGCTGACATCGGGCAGAATTTCGAGTATCAAGTCATCAAGAGGGTGATCAAATTTGGGTACGCCCAGTATGCTGGGCACGATGGGCACGCTGGGAACGCTGGGCACGCTGGGAACGCTGGGCACGCTGGGCACGCTGGGCACGCTGGGAACGCTGGGAACGCTGGGTACGCTGAGCACTCTCGGTACGCTGAGACTATTGTCACTCTCTCTCCCATCTCCATCACTCCCACTATCCGCATTCCCCCTTTCTGCCACCCATGGATTAGCATCATCCATaattgcttctcttttcaaaagtAAGTCTTCACCTCCTTGCTTAATTTCTCAGATACCTTAAAAAAAAGGCTGTTCTAAtaacaagagaaaatttAAAAACAACTACCAACCTCCAAAATTGGTTgttcattctttcttctatttctcAGGTAAGTCATGGCATACaacattcttcaactctcACAATTCCCTCAATATAAAGTTTTTGTGTCTCTTTACAAGGGAGTGACAAATCACGCGGATATCAGAGATTCTATAAAGTCTGGGTCTCTTCCTGACGATTTTGACTTTGCCTTTCTCAATGCTGCCAATCTACTTTCTATGGAACAACTTTACAGTGCGTTGTTTCGCTGCTTTGTCGATAAGAGAAATGGTAAGATGAAGGCAAATACCATACATACTGAACTCATCAGTGATCTTTCTCCGGTGAAGAACATTATGGAAGCCCTTACAAGATTTGGTATTCCTGCcgaaggtgaaaaatcagATTTGATCATACTCAAAGTGATCGAAAGTACTACTAGTCCTGAAAAGGCGCAACTCGATCAAGTTTATGACACTGTCAGTAAAGTTGTTCAAAATAATGGCGTAGCTGGTGTCTGTTTAACGGATGCTGCTCTAGAATCTACCGTTGATCTCCAGTCTATTCGGAAAAACTATAAGCTAGGAGATATGTTCACTGAGGATAGAGAGAGACTCAACAGACTTATCATTGGTACCATACAATTGAGAGGATTatagtagtagtagtaaTATCATTTCTTATTCTTGTCTACTAACATCAAATTGTAGCTAATCACTAACTGATGCCGGCCACCGCCATAAAATGGGTCAGACGGTTGCAGAGAATAGTTCCAATTTTGGTAGTATTATATTTGGGATTTCTTGAATATGCATACTGCTATAAATTTTGCTATACAAAAATACCCACCAGATCCATATCCATCGGACTCATAGTAACCTACAACTTTCTTGTAGCGTTGGCTGTGTTCTCTTGGATCATGGTGTTCGTCCAAGGTCCATGTCATTTAAGCATTCCGGTTCCTCCTTACGACTTGGATGGTTACTACAAAAATGGACAAATGTGGATAAAGAGTGGCCATAAAAGTGATGGGAATTTCGATCTGCCTGCATTTACTCCTCCGGAATTGTTCCCCTGCAACTGTGAAGGACTCCCTGCTTGGTGTACTGAGTGCAATTCCCTTAAGGTACTCAGATCGCaccattcttcaaaatgtAATAGATGTGTAGTGACTATGGATCATTTTTGCGGCTTTTTAGGAGCCGTTGTAGGCCAAGCAAACTACATATACTTTCTTGCATTCATCGTTGCTCTGGACTCACTACTTCTTCTAAGCATAGTGTCAATACTTGGCTACACGGGTCGAATGAGGCACGATATTCCGCCGGTCGTCATTGTAGCACTTGTGGCcaatttcatcttttttctctctgtgCTAAGTCTTGTGACTGAAAATATCATCATGATCTGGCACAACGAGACTACCATTGAAACATTGGCACGAAAGgatataaagaaaaagctcGACAACCA
This region of Brettanomyces nanus chromosome 2, complete sequence genomic DNA includes:
- a CDS encoding uncharacterized protein (EggNog:ENOG41) yields the protein MSNLPIPVFTSLGLFIVDEIHFDDGMSIHDILGGGGTFGIVGSRMILGKRMSQRCGWVVDVGNDCPPEMITTLKCWNTGAIFRYHEDRKCNHGWNKYGTNDFRQFKFTTPQIDITVKDLLNYKHLLQSKSFHFILSPQNCLDVLTKLEDNAESDTKPVIVWEPDPDDCTNEMLEHCLPVLKRIDVLSPNAAECASFLGLAEPVDHAGCEIVAQRFLPHMSKRSDSAVVLRCGAMGCLLLTRSLREWFPPYHQGSNSIVDPTGCGNTFVGAFATGMVLSGRELKIACICGTLASGASIEQHGVPGLTDGEPELWNGISMNTRAQRYLESHPELEIEYEEFIKKIAPPN
- a CDS encoding uncharacterized protein (EggNog:ENOG41); this translates as MTVKTKDHSYVFQRKISDKGLLCVGSKGDGMYIILEDPKTRERKVLMDGISGAAVCSLGHNDPEIIDQLSDFARESAYTFGGHYGNYSAENLSKFLCDKSKGLFSSCLWTGSGSEANENAMKIMRQYHLERGDPNRYKFISRKQSYHGFTIGSLSLGDCARKPPFKPILLSDECTPKIAQCYPYRGIKSGMTEEDYTNELLANAEKVFIENDPSTIAGVVVETVGGSTMGTPTPPKGYLDGLREITHKYGALFMCDEVMCGLGRCGYPFTFLHPEFGLSSGGPDLITVGKTIGSGIVTLAGVMISPKVVDAFEEGSNLIVGAQTYHCHALNCRVGLAVQQKIYRDNLIENVRILGDKMKADLKEQLKDCKVAGDVRGAGNFLTVEAVKDRESKEPFDHKFNIGSVMEQKCFDKGLIVMGASGTIGNEQVNDNEVIGYGDHCTIGPAFTFTEGQANFMVKTIVETFKEIEREYL
- a CDS encoding uncharacterized protein (EggNog:ENOG41), with protein sequence MSTPNSSSVSTPTTSPISPAQPLSKNVTFGVVTQKGSSSAYRRSSVGTQPPSFRAGAFSCINEGSSSLAAAAGSAGAAASHSTSGSASGSTSGSFNQPVIPPPIPESLPTTPGYELNGTSYFDMPGKDSFALPQQQTVLASVNDDGNSSNTHLENVSQGLTLENSFRNKWRLVASIIFAMSGGLSDGAPGALLPRMESYYGINYTVVSLIWISNAIGFIVIAVFSHKLEPILGSRNLQSLGCACLIIMYSMVCSAPAFPVVVVAFFFGGIGLATNYSFQNLFLSRFEKSSIYLGFYHGSYGFGACVGPLVATVMVNQGVKWSYFYCIMLCLSAFNMVNQFLAFKGYEKEFRAWESDDPLVERNASTPEAAEVTVGIKMVKLNTKNNAGASSGEARETTFEDVNPDTRLEGRSVGIEELHAALKTPITWYLAFFVLFYQGAEVSMGGWIVTFLEVYRHGSTRNTGYVASGFWGGLTIGRLFFTPSIHRFVGAKRGISILIVVSLICCTLAWVLPVLIVEAVFVALFGLFTGPIYPLMITVAVRILPRKIQVISMTIITALGSSGGAIFPFLVGLISQFAGTYVVMPFILGLLSSALVLWYLLPNPDRLVIRYIWQRIW
- a CDS encoding uncharacterized protein (BUSCO:EOG0934471L), whose translation is MAYNILQLSQFPQYKVFVSLYKGVTNHADIRDSIKSGSLPDDFDFAFLNAANLLSMEQLYSALFRCFVDKRNGKMKANTIHTELISDLSPVKNIMEALTRFGIPAEGEKSDLIILKVIESTTSPEKAQLDQVYDTVSKVVQNNGVAGVCLTDAALESTVDLQSIRKNYKLGDMFTEDRERLNRLIIGTIQLRGL